In one window of Cydia fagiglandana chromosome 1, ilCydFagi1.1, whole genome shotgun sequence DNA:
- the LOC134670979 gene encoding uncharacterized protein LOC134670979, with protein sequence MIHWIYKAVILPRVLYGAVIWWHRARIKEYQKDLTKVQRLACLMMTGAMRTTPTHALEVMLGLKPLWIEVEKRATEQWYRMKACKEWRGSCVDKRHALIQKEALSKFEMLMANNDLIKRQEIFDKKYRIHIGERDNWKVEVSHPTTICFTDGSRRSSTKLAGAGIVIPKLGERVSIPLGRYASVFQAEVCAIARCAHIIKESVQQEGAVVIYTDSQAALKALKKTSVTSSLVRECREELNSIGKRRSVTVAWVPGHQGVTGNEKADEMARMGAETEHIGPEPALPMSADVTKGVIEKVKEMEAQREWEEETGYYKVI encoded by the exons ATGATCCACTGGATCTACAAGGCGGTGATACTTCCCAGGGTGCTATACGGGGCAGTGATATGGTGGCACAGGGCCCGTATTAAAGAATACCAAAAAGACCTAACCAAAGTACAGAGATTAGCGTGCCTCATGATGACAGGGGCCATGAGAACGACCCCGACACATGCATTGGAGGTAATGCTAGGCCTGAAGCCACTCTGGATAGAGGTAGAGAAAAGAGCCACCGAACAGTGGTATAGAATGAAAGCATGCAAGGAATGGAGAGGAAGCTGTGTGGACAAGAGACACGCGCTGATACAAAAAGAGGCGCTATCAAAATTTGAGATGCTGATGGCCAATAACGACCTTATAAAAAGGCAGGAGATATTTGACAAGAAGTATAGGATACATATAGGAGAGAGAGACAACTGGAAGGTAGAAGTCAGTCACCCGACGACTATCTGTTTTACGGATGGCTCTAGAAGAAGCTCAACGAAACTAGCAGGAGCAGGCATAGTAATCCCTAAACTGGGAGAGAGGGTATCAATACCGTTGGGTAGGTATGCTAGCGTATTTCAAGCAGAGGTATGTGCAATAGCGCGCTGTGCACACATAATTAAAGAGAGTGTGCAGCAGGAAGGTGCTGTTGTAATATATACCGATAGCCAAGCAGCACTGAAGGCACTAAAGAAAACATCGGTTACCTCCTCCCTTGTGAGAGAATGTCGGGAGGAGCTCAACTCGATAGGCAAACGAAGAAGCGTCACGGTGGCATGGGTACCAGGACACCAAGGAGTGACGGGTAACGAGAAAGCGGACGAGATGGCAAGGATGGGGGCGGAAACGGAACACATTGGTCCGGAACCGGCTCTACCTATGTCAGCGGACGTCACgaagggagtcatagagaaggtaaaagagatggaAGCACAAAGAGAATGGGAAGAAGAAACTGGAT attacaaagtaatctag